From the genome of Candidatus Defluviilinea proxima:
CTTCGTGTTGGGGCGAAGAAGTTTTTTGAGTTCGTCCAAGTCCAAGGCCCAGTTATTCTCTTCACGCGCCAGCCACAGACTGACATCACAGCCGATGGATTTGGCGATCTCGATCAGCGATTGATAACATGGTGCATGAACAATGACATGGTCACCTTGTTTTAATACCGCATGCATAAAAAGGAAAATGGCTTCTTCCGCACCTGCGTGGACCAAAATCTCTTCGGATTGAATCGTTTCGTAAACTTTGGAAATCTCTTTACGCAAAGAGGGGCTTCCCTGCGATTCGGTATACCCTAACCATACGCTTTGAAATTTCTCGCTCGCACCTTCCTCGAGTGCAAGCAAGTCCGCGATGGACATGGCCTCACAATCTGAGGAACAGAGCAGGTATTCGGTATTAAATTCGTATTTGGCAAAGTAACGTTCGAGTTTGAAGGGAGAAAGATTCATTTTCGTCCTGAGCGGAGGCTCTGAGCGATAGCGAAGAGACGTAGTCGAAGGATACATTACAAAATAATTTTATGTATTCAGGTTAAATGCGCTTCGACTGCGCTACCGCTCCGCTCAGCGCGGAAATTATTTCATCGCTTTCTTCATATCACGATAATGAACTTGGTTGTGAACATACAACATCTTGATCATCTCGCGCAAGGTTGTCACACCGAGGTATGGATGTCGTCCTTTTTTCTCCAAGTCCGATTCTTCCAATGATAAAGTCCATGCGATTGAATCAGCGCGAATAGCTTTGTATTGTTCCAACAATTCCTGAGGAGGCAGGCTTCTTGTCTTTTCCTGTTGGGCCGCGTTGTAACGGTCAATGGAAAAATCTTCAGCCGCTCCTTCACCTGTCAGGCGAATACGCTCAAAGAGTTTCACCAGTCCGCGCTCAGAGGTGACGAAGTGCGCGAGCACGTTACGTATCGTCCATGTTTCGCCTTCGGTGTAAACCTGTGACTGCCATTGTGCATCAGCTAAACCTGCAAACAAAGCAAAGAACTTATCGCCTTCAGACTTCAACTTATCAGCCAATTCATTGAGCTCGGACATGGTTCTCTCCTTTAGAAATGCGCTTCGACTGCGCTACGCTCCGCTCAGCGCGAAGACTATATCAATGAATAACCCCCATCCACAACAATGGTTTGCCCGGTGACATATTCATTGCGTAACAAAAATTCAAGGGCGGATGTAATTTCTTCGCTTCTTGCTGGACGTTTGAGCGGGATCCGTCCGATCAGCCTTTCCCACTCTTCGGCAGGGACAATGTCCGATTGCAAGACAAAGCCCGGAGCGATGGCATTGACCCGTATTTTCGGCGCTAGGGCACGCGCGAGGATTTTGGTCAACGACTCCAATGCGGCTTTGCTGACCGTGTATGAGGGATAACGACTCCATGCCTTTTGTGCGCCCACGTCCGTGATGTTGACGATGAGTCCGCCAGCGACCATTTTTTTGGCACACTCCTGCGCGAGGAGAAAAGGTGCACGCAAGTTGAGGTCAAGGGATGTGTCCCAACTCTCGATGGAGAGCGAGTCCACGTCTCCATTTGGCATGAAAGCCGCAGAGTTGACGAGAACGTTTAGAGATTCAAAATTCGAGAGGAGGGAATAGATCTCGCTGGGGTTCGTGAGGTCGGCTTGGGCAAGGACAACGCTTCTTGAAAGAGATTCAATTTCCGCCTTGGTCTGAAGCGCTTCGTCAGTGGAGGAATGGTAATGAAGGACGATATCGTATCCAGCGCTGGCAAGCGTCAAGGCGAAGGCTTTTCCAAGTCGATGTGCGGCGCCAGTGACGAGAGCGAGAGGAGACATGCCCCTATTATAAACGTAGGGCGGGGCTGAGACCCGCCCCTACGTAAACACTAATTTATTTGCGGAAGAAGTTGGAGATGAAGAACCAAATGTTTGCAGGACGTTCAGCAAGGCGGCGCATGAAATAAGGATACCAATGCGTGCCGAAGGGAACATACACGCGGACGGGGTAACCTTCTTTCACAAGTTGTTCCTGTAAATCGCGGCGAATGCCGTAGAGCATTTGAAATTCAATGGCTGTTTTTGGAAGACCCACTTTTTCAGCATATTGTTTTGCGAACAAGATACGTTTCTCATCGTGCGAGCCAATAGCAGGGATGGGCGGCGTGCGTCCATCGGTGCTTAGGGTATTCTTTTCGATCTTGAGCGCTTCATCGATCATGATCTTGGTGAGAAGATCATAATTTGCATCGGTATCTGCTTTCTTGGGGAAAGCCTTGTCAGGTGGTTCTTTATATGCGCCTTTGACAAGGCGAATGCGAGTGCCTTTTTCGAGCAAAGCACGTGTGTCCGCTTCGGAACGGAAGAGGTAGGACTGGATCACCAGACCAACATCATTGGTGTTAAATCCGCGCTCCAGCAAAGATTGATAGAGGGATAAGGTCACATCGGTGTAGGGTGTGTCTTCCATGTCGATGCGGATGAAGTTATCGTGTTTCTTGACCTGCTCAAGAATACGGACAAGATTCTGCCTGCAGATCTCTTCGTCAAGTCCCATGCCGATCTGAGTCAGTTTGATCGAAACATTGGCTTTAACCCCTGATTTATCTATTTCATTGAAAATGGCAAGAATATCTTCGGTTGCTTTGTCGGCCTCTTCAGCCGTGGATGTATGTTCCCCCAAATGGTCGAGCGTGGCATTGATCCCTTTGGCGTTCAACTCGCTAACGACACGAACGGCGTCTTCCACTTTTTCGCCTGCAACAAATCGAGAAGCCGCCTGCCACGCAAAACTCCAATTGGTCACCAGTTTTTGCGCCCATGCGGCTTTGGACAAATAAATAAGAAAAGAGCGAAACATCGTCCCATCCCAAGAAAGAATTTTCAAACCCTAAAGGGTTCCGCAAAGCGTTCCTTTAGGGTCTATAAGTTACAAAATTATTCTAGCACAAACGCAAAATTTGAGTGTTATACTTTTTCCATTACTAAACTCACTTTCTGGATACCATTACAAAGTGAGGCATGAGGTGAAGCTTTGAGAAGTCGTAGTTCCATACCTGTTTTACGCGGTATTTCCATCGCGTTTCTGACCATCGCCATCGTGATCACGATCATAGCCCTGATCGGTTACAGCCGCACCCGCAACAATTATCCGGGCGGCATGACCATCGGCGGCGTTCCCGTTGGGGGCGTAAATCCACAGATCGCATCAGAACGTGTTTTACAGGTTTACACATCCCCCATCGAAGTGCAATACGGCAATGCAGTCATGCAAATTGAGCCTTCCGTAGTCGGCTTTGAGCTGGATATGGATAGCATGATCGCCGCCGCAGACCTTGAGCGGACAGGCGGCTCCTTCTGGGGCGGGTTTTGGGATTACCTCTGGAACCGCAATCCAACCGCTGTTGAAATTCCCCTAAGCAGTAAAGTCGATGAGGAACGTTTGGTCGCCTATCTGCAAAATGAGATCTCGGCCCGCTACGATGAGCCTCCCACCCCCGCGCAACCTGTTCCGGGAGGGACAACATTTTTGCCCGGTGAACCCGGCCGCGTTCTTGATACTACACGTGCGGTACGTCTGATCGAAGACACTTTACGTTCGCCCACCAACCGTTCCGTTGTACTTTCTTATCAACAAAGCACCGCCTCGCGGCCTACGATGCAGAACCTTGAGATATTGCTTCAACAAAACATTCTCGTGGCCGATTACGATGGCGTGATCGGCATCTACCTGCTCGACCTCCAAAACGGACAGGAAGTCCACTTTGCGATGGATAAGGGACAAACGATCCCGGTCAATCCTGATGTAGCCTTCACAGCATCCAGCACGATCAAGATACCGATCATGGTTTCATATTTCATCAAATACGGTTCCGCCGCACTGGATGAAAAGTCTTCGACCTTGATCTCAAATATGATCCTCAAATCGGAGAACCCCGCGTCTGACCGCATCATGGAAGGGCTGGACGCCTTGCGTGGTCCGCTCATTGTGACGGAGGATATGAAAAAGATCGGGCTGGAAAATACCTTTTTGGCAGGCTTTTTCTGTAGCCCAGACAACCCATGCCCTCTCTTACAGAGATTCAACACCCCGGCCAATCAGCGAGCGGATGTGTTCACCGACCCTGATCCTTTCAACCAAACCACACCCTCCGATGCCGGTATGTTGCTCGCAGACCTTTATCAATGTGCAGAGGATGGTGGCGGCGCTTTGATCGCGGCCTACCCAACGACTATTACGAGTCAAATCTGTAAGCAGATGGTCGATTACCTCGCGTCAGACAAGATCGGGGTCCTGATCGAGGCGGGCGTTCCCGAAGGGACACGTGTTGCCCACAAACACGGCTGGATCAGCGACCCGGCTACAGGCGTCATCCAGAACATCAGCGATTCCGCCATTGTGTATACGCCCGGTGGAAACTATGTACTCGTGATCTATGCCTATCATCCCATCCAAACCGTTTGGGAGCCCATCTCAGCCATGTTCGCGCAACTCTCACAGGCTGTTTACAATTTTTATAACTTACCCTCTCCATAAGCAATTTGTAACCGTGACGGGTATAATCGAACTATGAGTGCGGCACTGGGACTTTACCGATTACAACAAGTAGACAGCAAGATGGATCAGATTCAAGCACGCTTGAAATCCATCCGTGAGACGCTCGAAAATGACCTGGAACTGCGTGCCGCCAAAGAGGCCGTTGCCAAAGCTGACGCCTTACACAAAGAAGCCAACAACGCCTTGAAACAAAGCGAAGCCGATTTCGAGAAGCAACGCATCAAGATCGAACAGACCGAATCCAACCTGTATAGCGGACAAGTCCACAACCCAAAGGAATTGCAAGACCTGCAAATGGAAATTGTCTCGTTAAAGAAACATCTGGTCACGTTGGAAGAACGCGAGTTGGAAGTGATGATCCAATTCGAAGACGCAGAAAAATCCCTGCAAGCGGCCAATGAAAAATTACAACGCGTGCAGGCAAACTTGAAAGACCAGAACATCGACCTGACCCACGAAAGCGATGTGCTTAACAAAGATCTGGAAAGCCTCGATTCAGAACGCAAAGCCGTAATCGGCAACATCGAAAACCAGATGATCACCATCTACGACCGTCTGCGCCAGCAAAAACGAGGCGTGGCAGTCACCACCATGAGCGATGCTTGTGATGCCTGCGGCACCACCTTTACCCCATCACAACAGCAAACCGCTCGTTCGAATTCGCAATTATTTTATTGTCCAACTTGTGGCAGAATCATCTATGCTGGTTAACCCAATCCACGAGACGATCATACAACAATGACTTCAACCACTCTCGCATTCGCAATCGGTTTTGTCCTCGGTATTGTTTCCACAATACTGCTCCAGCGCACATTGCCACTGCTCAAACAGATCCGCGAAAATGCAAAAGTAAAGAGTGAGGAAGCCCAAGTCCGCCGCACGAGCGGGTTGGAAGATAACCACCGCAGGCTTACCCTGCGCCGTGCTCAGGGAATGCACCTGGCCGCCCAACTATTTGCCCTCAATGAACTCTTAGAAGAACCAAAACTACTTGCTCCCCCCATGCAAGTGGAACCCGGCGCCACAAACATTCAGGAAGATGTCATTTCGCAGACTCTGCCTTATATGCCCGACTGGCCTGAATTGGCGGCCATTTATCGCGCGCCAACATTGAATCTGATCGAGGCAGTTACCGGTGAAACGAACATTGTTATCGTCGGCGCGGCTGGGACAGGAAAAACTGTCGCACTCGCACATCTCGCTTCATTGGCCGCCAACCTCCAGATCCAATTAGGACCGAGGGACGCAGTCCCCTTCCATTATCACATTGCAGACCTGCAACTTCCCTTTGACCCAACCAAAGATGTACTAACCCCTGTCATCAGCGCAGCATCTGAACGTGCTCCCATGTTCGATCTGCGAAAACTTCCAGATTTCATCAAACTTTCGTTTAATACCGGCGCCGCACTCCTGCTGATCGATGGCTTTGACGAAGTAGATACGCAAACCCAAACCGATGTTGCGGCATGGTTCAAGGCCGTCATGGATACCTACCCCGGAACCCGCATCGTAACCACCGGCACACCCAATCAGTTAAACGGGTTGATCAGTTTAGGTTTCAGTCCGCTGGCATTGATGTCGTGGAAACCACGCACATCTTCAGACTTTATCCAAAAATGGGGCGAGGCGTGGACGCGCTCCGTCTCTCAAACGAACCCATCATCCACCAACGAAGTGGATCCGATTCTGCTCAACGAATGGCTTGCAATCGACAACACGGGTCTGACTCCCTTAGAACTGACTCTCAAAGTATGGGCCGCCTACGCCGGTGACGGCTTGGGCTCGCGCGTTCTCGACTTCATCGCGACACATCTCCGTCGCGTTGCCCCAAGCGGAACGCCCGTCGCCGCGCTGGAATTGCTTGCCATGCAAGTAGTTCTCACCTCACAACCGATCTTCGATCCTAGCAAAGCCCGTGGATGGGTTAAGCAATACGATATTGTCGAAGACAAATCCATTGAAAGCGCCGAGACTGTTTCAACCACAGATACGGGTAGCCCTCTCCCGCTGACCGAATCGCAGAAGATTCGCATCAAAAAATCAAAAGCGAGTTCAGCTGTCCCCTCCTATGGTTTGCTCAGCAAAATGGTCGATAGCGGATTGCTCGTCATGCACCCCAACGAAAAGATGCGTTTCTTGCATCCTGTGTTCAATGGATATCTTGCAGGGCAAGCCGTTGGCGATAACGATGCCGATACCAGCCTGCTCGCACAAGCAGATTGGGATGGCAAAATTTTGGCATTGAAATATTTGGCCGCACGCGCTGATGCATCTGTTGTGGCTGATATCTTACTAAAAGAATCCAGTGTCCCGCTTCATAGCGGAACTTTCACAGTTGCTCGCTGGCTCCGTGATGCCCCCAAGGATGCCAAGTGGCGCGCAAAAGTGTTTGCCAGTTTATTGTCCATCATGCAAGCGGAAGGACAACCCGTCACCCTGCGCGCAAAAGCCATGGCCGCTTTTGTTGCCAGTGGAGATCCCGGCGCAACAACCTTGTTCCGTCAATTATTGAACTCACGCTCCTTTGAGGTCATTCCTTTGGCCGCATTGGGATGTGGTGCCCTGCGCGATAGAAAAGCCGTGCCTATTCTCGAACAAGTCCTGCAGGCTCCCGGCTCCGTTCAACGCGCGGCTTGTTTCGCATTGGTCGCCATCGGCATGGATCAATCGCTCGAGGCCGTTGCACGCGCCTTACTTAACGGCGATGAAGAATTACGTCGCGCCGCCGCCCAAGCTTTGGCGAATGATCCCAAAGAAGGCCACGAAACACTCAGAGAAGCCGCTTCACTTACCGACATCATGGTCCGGCGCGCCGCTGTGCATGGTCTGGCCCGCGTAGAACAACCCTGGGCACTCGAGAAACTCCAAGTCATGCAAGTGGAAGACGACCAATGGGCAGTTCGCAACCTCGCCAACCAATACGTGGAAGAGATCACGAAACGCGACCCACGTGTTCCTAAAAAATTGACTCCGCCATCTGAAACTCCCTGGGTGATTGAGTTCGCCAGCAAACAAGGCGTAGGCATTCCGCGTGGTGGCCCTGCCACCGAAGTTCTGGTTGCTGCTTTCAAACACGGAAGTGTCGAACAACGTCTTGCCGCCATCAATTATCTCAAACGCAACGCTAACGAAGGCATCGTGGGCGCACTCTACAACGGCGTATACGGTGAAGACCCTGAGATCAGCGAAGCTTCCTTCCTCGCCGTGCAGGAGATTGCCGCAAACGGCATGAACATCCCGCATCCCAATCAATTCGGTCTCGGCTAACATGCTCATCACCAACGCAACGATCATCACGTGGGAAAAAGAAAATCACATCATCGAAGACCAGGCCATTCTCATCGAGAATGACCGCATCCGCGAAATTGACGCAACTCAAAAACTCATAGCCAAATATCCCAACGAAGAAAAGCTCGATGCACGCGGTCAATATGTGATGCCGGGCAATATCTGTGCCCACACACATTTTTATGGCGCTTATGCACGCGGCATGGCCATCCCCGGGCCTGCACCGAAAGACTTCCCTGAGATACTGCAAAAGTTGTGGTGGCCGCTTGATCGGTCGCTTGACGCGGAGAGCATCCAATACTCCGTTCTCCCCTGCCTCGTCGACGCGATCAAACATGGCACAACAACACTCATCGATCATCACGCCTCGCCCAACGCGATAGACGGATCGCTCGATATCATCGCCAACGAAGTAGAACATGCTGGTTTGCGTGCCGTGCTTTGCTACGAAGTGACAGACCGCGATGGCGAAGCAAAAATGAAGGCAGGGATTCAGGAAAACGTCCGCTTTATCAAGAAGACGAAAAGCCCGCTTCTCGCTGGGACCTTCGGCCTGCATGCCAGCCTGACACTTTCTGACTCATCTCTAGCCTTGTGCCGCCAATCTGTGCCTGACGATATCGGCTTCCACGTTCACACCGCCGAACATGAATCGGACGAATACGATAGCTTGAATAGATCTGGTTTGCGTGTGATCGACCGTTTACAAAGGCATGGCATCCTTGGTACCAAAACCATCACCGCCCACGGCGTCCACTTCGATGCGCGTGAGATGCAGATCCTTGCAGAGACTGGCACATGGCTTTCTCATCAACCACGCTCAAATATGAATAACGGTGTCGGCGTGGCACCCATTGAATCGATGATGCGTGCAGGCATCAAGGTCTGCTTGGGAAACGATGGCTTCTCCAATGCCATGTGGGATGAATGGAAAACAGCCTATCTGCTACATAAAGCCCATCACCGCGATCCGCGTCGCATGGGCGGATACGATGTAGCGCAAATGGCTATTTACAACAATGCCGCACTGGCAAATGTCTTCTTCCCATCTGCAACGATAGGTCAACTTATTCCAGGCGCATTTGCGGATATTATTTTTGTAAACTATTCTCCCAATACGCCATTGACCGCTGGCAACCTTCCGTGGCATATTATCTTTGGCTTTCAGCAAAGCATGGTCACCACAACGATTGTCGCTGGAAAAATCCTGATGAAGGATCGTGAACTGCTCACGCTGGACGAAGAAGAAATCGGAGCAAAAGCCCGCGAGATCGCCCCGAAGGTCTGGGGGAGATACGAAAAAGAAGTTGGAAAGGTCTTATAGAGGAGATACTGATGGAAGAAAAAGCACCACTGTTACTGACAATTGCCGTGCTCGGCGGGACAGGAAAAGAAGGCAAAGGACTCGCCTTTCGCTGGGCAAAGGCTGGTTATAAAGTTCTGATCGGCTCACGTTCCTCGGAGCGCGCCGTTACTGCCGCATCTGAGATCATGGAATTATCAGAGGGTTCCTCATCTGTCGTAGGGACGTCCAACCTTGAAGCCGCGCAACTGGCAGAGATTGTTGTCCTAACCGTACCCTATTCCGCACACCGCGAAACGCTCGAAAGCGTAAAGGACGCGCTCAAGGGTAAATTACTGATCGATGCCACTGTTCCACTCGTGCCACCCAAAGTGACAAAGGTCCAAATGCCTCCTGCCGGTTCTGCGGCACAAGAAGCGAAAGAAATCCTTGGCGATGATGTTCAAGTGGTCGCCGCTTTCCAGAACGTCTCCTATGAACGCTTGATGGATGATAACGGAGAGGTTGAATGCGATGTACTCGTCACCGGCTCAAGCAAGGAAGCCCGCGCCGAAGCCATCATGCTTGTCGAAGCCGCTGGGCTGACAGGCTGGGACGCTGGCCCCATCGAAAACTCCGTTGTCGTAGAAGGCCTGACAAGTGTATTGATCAACATCAACAAACAACACGGCTCTACCCATGCAGGCATCAAGATCACGGGAGTTTCAAAAAAATCGTAATTGGTAAACGGTAATTTCCCATTTACCAATTACCTGTTTTACTATGCCCCTTACCCTTACCCCATTACAAACCATTCCCCTTATCCGCCGAGACGACAACTTGGCGGATATTGTTGTTAATTCCCTCAAAGAAACCAACGTACAACTTGAAGATAACGATATTTTAGTCTTCGCACAAAAGGTTATCTCCAAAGCCGAAGGCCGGACGGTGAATCTCGCAACAGTCACGCCTTCGCAACGCGCCATCGAACTTGCGGAACAGACGCAGAAAGATGCTCGTGTCATCGAACTCATCCTACAAGAAAGCAACGAGGTCTTGCGAGTACGCGTCGGTGCGATCATTGTGGAACATAAGCTCGGTTTTGTCTGCGCTAACGCAGGGATCGATCATTCCAACGTAAATCCCGAACAGACTTCCGAAGGCTTAAGAGACTTCGGAAGTCTGAATAACGAAGATTGGGTCCTGCTCCTTCCGCAAGATCCAGACCTCTCGTCCAGAAAGATGCGAGATGCAATCCAATCCAAAACAGGCAAACGAGTCGGCATCCTAATCATTGATTCGCACGGACGTGCATGGCGCAATGGGACCGTTGGCATCGCCATTGGTATTTCTGGCCTGCCTGGCCTCGAAGACTTGCGCGGCAAACCTGATCTCTTTGGATATACACTGCAAGTCACGCAAGTGGGCGTGGCCGATGAACTCGCCGCCGCCGCATCACTGGTCATGGGACAAGCCGCAGAAGGGACGCCCATTGTCCATGTACGAGGGTTCCCCTATCCACTGCGCGAAGGATCGCTCAAAGAATTGATCCGCCCGAAAGAGCAAGATTTATTCCGCTAAACGTAGGATGTAAAACATGGAATTTGATACTCGTTTCTGGCAAGGAATGGAACAACTGATCGTCACCAACAAGGCCATCATCGACAGACCAAAAGGCACCCCCCATCCACGTTACCCACAACTCATCTATCCGCTTGATTATGGTTACCTTGAAAACACAACCGCCAGCGATGGTGACGGCATAGATATATGGATGGGTTCTCTTCAAACAAAAACTTTAACAGGAATCTTATGCACATTTGATAAGATGAAACGCGATGCAGAAATTAAGTTACTGATCGGATGTACGAACGAAGACGTTCAAGTCATCAGAAACTTCAACAACGAAATGCTCACGTTATTCATCCCAAACATCATGGAGCCAAGATGAATTTTCCTGAAGAATTCCAAGACCTTCTCAACGAAAAATCAAAAGCCTTATTGTTTCTTGCGACCATCATGCCCGATGGTTCACCGCAAGTCACACCGGTCTGGTTTGATATCGATGGCGAATATATTCTCATCAACACCAACGAGGGTCGTGTGAAAGACCGCAACATGAAGGCGCGTCCCAAAGTGGGCATGACCATTCAAGACCCCAACGAAACCTATCGGTATCTTGGCATTCGCGGCGAAGTAGTCGGCTACACCACAGAAGGCGCTGATGAGCACATCAACAAGCTTTCGCTCCGTTACGACAACGAACCCTGGACTTATCGGGAAACCCAAAAGCGGATCATCTTCAAGATCAAGCCGACTCACTTTGACAAGCACAACTGACCTCCACAACTTCTTGCGGACTCGTCGCTCGATCCGCCGCTTCAAACCGGACCCTGTGCCTGATTCGGTTATCGAGAACATTCTCCACACTGCCACCTTCGCCCCCTCCGCGCACAACCGTCAGCCATGGAGGTTTGCCGTGGTGACCGATTCATCTGTCAAAACAAAACTTGCGGATGCGATGGCCGTTGAGTTCGCACACGATCTTGAAAAAGACAGCATTCCCTCCGAAGAAATTCAAAAACGAATCGCCCGTTCCCGTGAACGGATCATCTCTGCGCCTGTCGTTATTACCCTCAATCTCGACATGAGCGAAATGGATGTTTACCCAGACAAGAAAAGAAAAAAAGCAGAATACCTGATGGCAACGCAATCCGTAGCCAATGCAGGGATGCAACTGCTCCTCGCCGCCCACGCAGAAGGTCTCGGCGGGGTTTGGGTGTGCAGTCCGCTATTCGTGCCGGAAACAATTCAAAGCGTGCTTACGTTACCTGAAACATGGGAACCTCAAGCGATGTTCTTTGTTGGGTATCCAGATGGGTCGCCAAAAGAGAAAACATTGAAAGATGTAAAAACTATAGCTGTAATGTACACCAATGACCATAGACGATAGACCGTAGACCGTGTGAATTGAAGGAGGAAAACATGGCTTTCAAGTTCGAAAATCTTGAGGTATGGCAGATGGCACTGGATTATGTTGACTTAATGTACGAGCTAGCTGAAAAACTGCCCGATGCAGAGCGTTATAACCTGAAATCACAAATAACACGTGCGGCCACATCGATCACCCTAAATATCGCGGAAGGCTCCACAGCCAAAGTGATGCAGAACAAAGTCGGTTTTTGAGCATGGCAATACGTTCTCTTATCGAAACTGTTGCATGTCAAAGAATTATTTCCCGTCGAAACTATGTAACTGAGCAGGCATACATAAGTCAAATTGACCTAAAGGCACAAGAACTTGCCAAGAAATTACATGCTTTTCGCAAGTCACTTTCCAAAACAAATAAAAGAATAAGCGAGAGTTCAATCTTATATGAAACCAATGAATTCTGAGACCACCGTCCATCGTCCATCGTCTACCGTCCAATTGAAAATCGTCGCATTAGCCGGTGGAGTCGGTGGCGCAAAACTCGCACACGGACTTGCCCAGATACTCAAGCCTGAAGAATTAACTATCATTGTCAACACAGGCGATGACTTTGAACACTACGGGCTGTATATTTGTCCCGATTTGGATACGGTTTGTTATACGCTGGCAGGGTTAGCAAATCCTGAAACAGGCTGGGGTAGAGTCAACGAGACATGGCAGGTTATAGAAAATGCCAAGAGACTCGGTGGGCCTGCATGGTTCAACTTGGGCGATCAAGATCTGGGGACCCATCTTGAACGAACTCGAAGGTTGAAAGAAGGGGCTTCGCTCAGCCAGATCACAAGAGACTTCTGTAAGTCTTGGGGAATTGAGCATACTGTCCTGCCGATGTCTGACCAACCGGTGAGGACAATCGTCGAAACAGATGAAGGCGAACTCGCATTTCAGGAATACTTTGTCCACAAGCGGTGTGAGCCGCGCGTAAAAGGGTTCAGATTTGAAGGGGCTGATGTCGCTGAACCAGTTTCGGGGGCGCTTGAAGCGATTACATCTGCTGATGCAGTGATCGTTTGCCCATCAAATCCGTGGGTAAGCGTTGACCCGATCCTGCGAGTCATCCAAAAGATTGAAAAGCCTGTTTATGCAGTATCGCCGATCATCGGAGGCGAGACCATCAAAGGACCTGCGGCGAAGATGTATCGTGAGTTGGGAATCGAACCTTCGGCGCTGGCTGTAGCAAATCATTATCGCGGACTTGTGCGAGGGTTTGTACTTGACAAAATTGATACGCCACTTGACCAAAGTGTGAGGGATTTAAATATGCAAACTCTCATCACCAATACTATAATGAGAACCACTGACGATAGAAAACAACTTGCAATGGACATAATCAATTTTATCGGAGCAACAGTATGACACTGTGGGCAATCGTACCTGTAAAGCCATTGAGGCGCGGTAAGTCACGTTTGGCTGGAACACTGACA
Proteins encoded in this window:
- a CDS encoding DinB family protein, with amino-acid sequence MSELNELADKLKSEGDKFFALFAGLADAQWQSQVYTEGETWTIRNVLAHFVTSERGLVKLFERIRLTGEGAAEDFSIDRYNAAQQEKTRSLPPQELLEQYKAIRADSIAWTLSLEESDLEKKGRHPYLGVTTLREMIKMLYVHNQVHYRDMKKAMK
- a CDS encoding SDR family oxidoreductase; this translates as MSPLALVTGAAHRLGKAFALTLASAGYDIVLHYHSSTDEALQTKAEIESLSRSVVLAQADLTNPSEIYSLLSNFESLNVLVNSAAFMPNGDVDSLSIESWDTSLDLNLRAPFLLAQECAKKMVAGGLIVNITDVGAQKAWSRYPSYTVSKAALESLTKILARALAPKIRVNAIAPGFVLQSDIVPAEEWERLIGRIPLKRPARSEEITSALEFLLRNEYVTGQTIVVDGGYSLI
- a CDS encoding proline dehydrogenase family protein translates to MFRSFLIYLSKAAWAQKLVTNWSFAWQAASRFVAGEKVEDAVRVVSELNAKGINATLDHLGEHTSTAEEADKATEDILAIFNEIDKSGVKANVSIKLTQIGMGLDEEICRQNLVRILEQVKKHDNFIRIDMEDTPYTDVTLSLYQSLLERGFNTNDVGLVIQSYLFRSEADTRALLEKGTRIRLVKGAYKEPPDKAFPKKADTDANYDLLTKIMIDEALKIEKNTLSTDGRTPPIPAIGSHDEKRILFAKQYAEKVGLPKTAIEFQMLYGIRRDLQEQLVKEGYPVRVYVPFGTHWYPYFMRRLAERPANIWFFISNFFRK
- a CDS encoding serine hydrolase, whose protein sequence is MRSRSSIPVLRGISIAFLTIAIVITIIALIGYSRTRNNYPGGMTIGGVPVGGVNPQIASERVLQVYTSPIEVQYGNAVMQIEPSVVGFELDMDSMIAAADLERTGGSFWGGFWDYLWNRNPTAVEIPLSSKVDEERLVAYLQNEISARYDEPPTPAQPVPGGTTFLPGEPGRVLDTTRAVRLIEDTLRSPTNRSVVLSYQQSTASRPTMQNLEILLQQNILVADYDGVIGIYLLDLQNGQEVHFAMDKGQTIPVNPDVAFTASSTIKIPIMVSYFIKYGSAALDEKSSTLISNMILKSENPASDRIMEGLDALRGPLIVTEDMKKIGLENTFLAGFFCSPDNPCPLLQRFNTPANQRADVFTDPDPFNQTTPSDAGMLLADLYQCAEDGGGALIAAYPTTITSQICKQMVDYLASDKIGVLIEAGVPEGTRVAHKHGWISDPATGVIQNISDSAIVYTPGGNYVLVIYAYHPIQTVWEPISAMFAQLSQAVYNFYNLPSP
- a CDS encoding HEAT repeat domain-containing protein, whose amino-acid sequence is MTSTTLAFAIGFVLGIVSTILLQRTLPLLKQIRENAKVKSEEAQVRRTSGLEDNHRRLTLRRAQGMHLAAQLFALNELLEEPKLLAPPMQVEPGATNIQEDVISQTLPYMPDWPELAAIYRAPTLNLIEAVTGETNIVIVGAAGTGKTVALAHLASLAANLQIQLGPRDAVPFHYHIADLQLPFDPTKDVLTPVISAASERAPMFDLRKLPDFIKLSFNTGAALLLIDGFDEVDTQTQTDVAAWFKAVMDTYPGTRIVTTGTPNQLNGLISLGFSPLALMSWKPRTSSDFIQKWGEAWTRSVSQTNPSSTNEVDPILLNEWLAIDNTGLTPLELTLKVWAAYAGDGLGSRVLDFIATHLRRVAPSGTPVAALELLAMQVVLTSQPIFDPSKARGWVKQYDIVEDKSIESAETVSTTDTGSPLPLTESQKIRIKKSKASSAVPSYGLLSKMVDSGLLVMHPNEKMRFLHPVFNGYLAGQAVGDNDADTSLLAQADWDGKILALKYLAARADASVVADILLKESSVPLHSGTFTVARWLRDAPKDAKWRAKVFASLLSIMQAEGQPVTLRAKAMAAFVASGDPGATTLFRQLLNSRSFEVIPLAALGCGALRDRKAVPILEQVLQAPGSVQRAACFALVAIGMDQSLEAVARALLNGDEELRRAAAQALANDPKEGHETLREAASLTDIMVRRAAVHGLARVEQPWALEKLQVMQVEDDQWAVRNLANQYVEEITKRDPRVPKKLTPPSETPWVIEFASKQGVGIPRGGPATEVLVAAFKHGSVEQRLAAINYLKRNANEGIVGALYNGVYGEDPEISEASFLAVQEIAANGMNIPHPNQFGLG